Within the Hypericibacter adhaerens genome, the region CCTGCTCGCCGAAATCGTTGGCGGGCACGCCCAGCACCGCGAAGCCGCGGTCGCGATAGCGCTGCCACAGCGCCTCGAGCCCGCGATATTGCGGGGTGAAGCCGCAATAGGAGGCGGTGTTGACCATGAGCACGACCTTGCCGCGGAACTGCTCCGGCTTGAAGGCCGTGCCTTCGACGGAGGGCAGGGGGACCTTGCCCCAGTCGATGGGGGTCGGATGGTCGGTGGTGCTGGTACCTTGGCCGCCGGTGATGCTGGTCATGATCATGCCTGCGAGCGAGAGCAGATGTCGGGGCTTCATGCGGATCGCATTATAGCCGGGATCGCGGCTTGCGGCTGCGTTTCCTGCGCACCGGACGCGCCGCGGCGGACGGCGCCGGCGGCTCGATCCGATAGGCGCAGCGCCGCTCGCCCGCCGCGAGACCCTCGCCGCTGATCAGATGCTGGGCCCGCTCGATCCTCACGCCAGGACCCAGCACGGCGCGGAAGAGCTGCAGCTCCGAGCGGCAGAAGCCCCGGCAGGCGGTGGCGGCGGCGCAGATCGGGCAATGATGCTCGATCAGCAGCCAGCCGCCATCGTCCGTCGCACGGATCTCGGCCATGTAGCCCTCGCGCGTGCGCTCCTGGGCCAGCCGCTGCAGCTTCGCCCGCAGATCGCCGGCGGGTGCGAGGGCCGCCTGATAGCGGCGGCGCTGCTCGGCCTCGCGGGCTGCGATCAGCCGGTCGAGCGCCTTGGCGCCGAGCTTGCCGCGGATGATGTCGATGAGCTCGACCGCGAAACGGTCATGGCCGTCCGGGAACTGCGCATGACCGGCCTCGCTCAGGAACCAGCTCAGGCCGGGTCGGCCGATCGCCCCCTTGGCCTCGCCGGTCTCCACCAGGCCCGCGGCACGCAGGCTTTCCAATCGCTGGCGGGCGCCCTGGGGCGTGACGTCGAGGGTCGCGGCGACGTCCACGGTCGAGATCGGTCCGCGGGTCTTGAGCAGCTCGAGGATGTCGCGGTCGCTGGCCGCCATCAGCCGGCTTTCCTGGGTCGGTCGCCTGGGGCAGGTCACCCGATGTCATCCTAGTTTGACAACAAACTCGTTGTCAAATGAACCGGCCCCCTTTAGAAACGAGAAAGTTGTTAAAGGGGAGAGAGCATGGAACCGGCCGGCGCCGCCGCCGACCCCTATGCCGGGGAAGGCTGGCGCGAGATCCTGGGCCAGGGCCGCTGGGCGCCCTTCCTGCTGATCTGTTTCGGCATCTGGCTGCATGCGGCGGACGGGCTGATCGTGGTCACCACGATCCCGGCGATCGTCGCCGACATCGGCGGCCTCGCCTGGACCGGCTGGACCTTCGCGCTCTATCAGGTGGCCTCGATCGTCGCCGCCTCGCTGGGCGGCCTTGCCGCCTTGCGCTTCGGCATCGGCCGGGCCACGGCCGGCGCCAGCGCCGTCTTCACGATCGGCTGCGCGCTCGACGCGCTGGCGCCCGACATGGGCCTCTTCCTGATCGGCCGCCTGGTGCAGGGCCTGGGCGGCGGCGTGATGGTGGCACTGTTCCATGTCGCGGTGACCCGGGCCTTTCCCGAGCGGCATTGGACCCGGATCTTCGCCTGGGTCTCGGCCGTCTGGGGCGTCTCGGCGCTGGTCGGTCCCCTGATCGGCGGGCTCTTCGCCGAAGCCGGGCTGTGGCGCGATGCCTATTGGGCCTTCGCGGCCCAGGCGCTGCTGGTGACGATCTGCTCGCCCTTCCTGTTCAGCAACGTCGCGGGCGCTCCCCAGGGCCTGGAGCTGCGCGTGCCCTGGCGCGCGCTGGCGGCGCTGGTGCCGGGCGTGCTGGGCATCGCGGTCGCGAGCGTGGTCGATTCCGCGGGCCTGGCGGTGCTCTCGGTCGCCGTGGGTGCCGGTTTCCTCGCGCTCTTCTTCTATTTCGACCGGCGCGAGCATTCGCCGCTGCTGCCCGAACGGTCCCTGTCCGAGGTGCCCGTGCGGTTCGGCCTGCTGATGGTGCTCTGCTTCGCGGTGGCGACCATCTCCTTCAGCGTCTACGGCCCGCTGCTCCTGGCACAGCTCCATCATGTGAGCTTGATCCTGGCAGGCTACCTGATCGCGATCGAATCCGTCGCCTGGAGCGTCACGGCGATGATGGTCGGCTGGGTCCGGCCCAAGGGCGAGCCCCTCTGCATCAAGCTGGGCGCCAGCGTGATCGCGCTGGGTCTTCTCGGCTTCGCCTTGTCCGTCCCGCATGGGCCCATCTGGGCCATCGCGCTGTCTGCCGCGCTCCAGGGCGGCGGCTTCGGATTGGCCTGGGCCTTCATCGCGCGGCGCGTGGCGGCGGGCGCCATCGCGGCGGAGCGGGAGCGGGCGGCCGGCGCGCTCCCCACCACGCAGATGCTGAGCTATGCGATCGGCGCGGCGCTCGCCGCCATCATCGCCAACAGCCTGGGGCTCGAGTTGGCGACGCCGCCGGACCGGCTGCAGACGATCGGCTTCTGGATCTTCTTCGCCTTCCTGCCCTTGACCCTGCCGGGTTTTCGCGCGGCCTGGCGGCTCGCGCGTTGAGGCCGGCGACCGGAGAATCTCCTCCGGTCGGTAACTTGACGCCGGCCCCGGCTTGGGCGCGGAATGGGCCATCATTACCGGCCTTCGGCCCATGGCGTGCTTCCGCCGTGCCGGCCGGACGCCGGCCCCGAGCAGGAGAGAGCTCCATCCATGAATGCCGATTCCGGAAGGCTGGCGGCGCTGCGCCGCATCACCAACATCAACGAGGCGCCCTTCGTTCCCGACGACCGCTATGGCGCGGCGGCACCCGGCTTCACCTGGCTGCCGCTCGATTACGATAAGAAGACGGGCGACGGTTTCTTCCTGCTGCGCTTCGCGCCCGGCACCCGCTCCCTGCCGCACGAGCATAGCCACGGCGAATCCTTCCTCATCATGGAGGGCGAGCTCCGCGACAGCGACGGCGTCGTTTTCCGTGCCGGCGATTTCGTGCGCTACGAGCCCGGCAGCAAGCATTGGAGCGTGGCGCCCGAGGGATGCCTGATGGCGGTCTTCCTGCGCGGCTTTAACCGCCGGCTGAATCCGGGTGAAAGCGAAGCTTGACGCCGGAAGGCTTCAGCGCATATCGGCGTCATCGAGGGAATCCCGACATGAGTCTCGGAACGACGGCGGATTTCCGGGCCGCCGCCCGGCGGTTCAGCCTGTTCACCATCGTGCTGCTGCTGGCTTTGCTGAGCCTCCTCCTGGGCGTCGAGCTCGCCAAGGGCTGGCTCTGGCCGCTCGTCCTGCTGCTGCCGCTCCTGGCGCTGGGCGTCTGGGACCTGGTCCAGCCCGCTCATTCGCTCATGCGGAACTATCCGCTGATAGCGCATTTCCGCTGGCTGTTCGAGGAGCTGCGGCCCTACTTGCGCCAATACATCGTCGAGGACGATCACTCGGGCAAGCCCTACAGCCACGACGAGCGCGCCCTCATCTATGCGCGCGCCAAGGGCCAGGAGGACCGCCAGCCCTTCGGCACCGAGCTCGACGCCTATCACGGGGCCTTCGAATGGATGACCCATTCGATCGCGCCCAAGCCCGTGGTGACCGAGCCCTTCCGGATCAAGGTCGGCGGTGCCGACTGCAAGAAGCACTACGAGGCCGCGATCCTCAACATCTCGGCCATGAGCTTCGGCTCGCTGGGGCCCAATGCGATCGAGGCGCTCAATTGGGGGGCCAAGCTCGGCGGCTTCTATCACGACACGGGCGAGGGCGGCATCAGCCGCTACCACCGGATCCATGGCGGCGACATCGTCTATGAGCTGGGCACGGGCTATTTCGGTGCGCGCAACCCGAACGGCAGCTTCAGCCCGGAGCGCTTCGCCGAGCAGGCGCGGAACGACCAGATCCGCATGGTCGAGATCAAGCTCAGCCAGGGGGCCAAGCCCGGCCATGGCGGCATCCTGCCCGGCGCCAAGGTCTCGCCCGAGATTTCCGAGGCGCGCGGCGTCGCAGCGGGCGTCGACTGCATCTCGCCCAGCCGGCACACGGCCTTCTCGACCCCGGCGGAGATGATGGAGTTCATCGCCACCTTGCGCGAGCTCTCGGGCGGCAAGCCGGTCGGTTTCAAGCTCTGTGTCGGCCATCCGACCGAGGTCTTCGCCCTGGTCAAGGCGATGCTCAAGACCGGCATCAAGCCGGACTTCATCGTGGTCGACGGCAAGGAAGGCGGCACGGGGGCGGCACCGGCCGAGTTCTCGGACCATCTCGGCATGCCGCTGCGTGAAGGCTTGATCCTGATGCGCAACGCGCTGGTCGGCGCCAATCTGCGCGGCGAGATCCGGCTCGCGGCCAGCGGCAAGATCGTCAGCGGCTTCTCCATGGCGGCCAATCTCGCCATCGGCGCCGACTGGTGCAACGCGGCGCGCGCCTTCATGTTCTCGCTGGGCTGCGTGCAGTCGATGCGCTGCCACACCAACCGCTGCCCGACCGGTGTCACCACCAACGATCCCGTGCTGCAGCGCGGCCTCGTGGTGGCCCTG harbors:
- a CDS encoding MFS transporter, with the translated sequence MEPAGAAADPYAGEGWREILGQGRWAPFLLICFGIWLHAADGLIVVTTIPAIVADIGGLAWTGWTFALYQVASIVAASLGGLAALRFGIGRATAGASAVFTIGCALDALAPDMGLFLIGRLVQGLGGGVMVALFHVAVTRAFPERHWTRIFAWVSAVWGVSALVGPLIGGLFAEAGLWRDAYWAFAAQALLVTICSPFLFSNVAGAPQGLELRVPWRALAALVPGVLGIAVASVVDSAGLAVLSVAVGAGFLALFFYFDRREHSPLLPERSLSEVPVRFGLLMVLCFAVATISFSVYGPLLLAQLHHVSLILAGYLIAIESVAWSVTAMMVGWVRPKGEPLCIKLGASVIALGLLGFALSVPHGPIWAIALSAALQGGGFGLAWAFIARRVAAGAIAAERERAAGALPTTQMLSYAIGAALAAIIANSLGLELATPPDRLQTIGFWIFFAFLPLTLPGFRAAWRLAR
- a CDS encoding cupin domain-containing protein, coding for MNADSGRLAALRRITNINEAPFVPDDRYGAAAPGFTWLPLDYDKKTGDGFFLLRFAPGTRSLPHEHSHGESFLIMEGELRDSDGVVFRAGDFVRYEPGSKHWSVAPEGCLMAVFLRGFNRRLNPGESEA
- a CDS encoding FMN-binding glutamate synthase family protein, with product MSLGTTADFRAAARRFSLFTIVLLLALLSLLLGVELAKGWLWPLVLLLPLLALGVWDLVQPAHSLMRNYPLIAHFRWLFEELRPYLRQYIVEDDHSGKPYSHDERALIYARAKGQEDRQPFGTELDAYHGAFEWMTHSIAPKPVVTEPFRIKVGGADCKKHYEAAILNISAMSFGSLGPNAIEALNWGAKLGGFYHDTGEGGISRYHRIHGGDIVYELGTGYFGARNPNGSFSPERFAEQARNDQIRMVEIKLSQGAKPGHGGILPGAKVSPEISEARGVAAGVDCISPSRHTAFSTPAEMMEFIATLRELSGGKPVGFKLCVGHPTEVFALVKAMLKTGIKPDFIVVDGKEGGTGAAPAEFSDHLGMPLREGLILMRNALVGANLRGEIRLAASGKIVSGFSMAANLAIGADWCNAARAFMFSLGCVQSMRCHTNRCPTGVTTNDPVLQRGLVVALKAQRVASFQRHTVEALAELVAAAGVTHPQDLMPRHIWHRLNPIEVRTLDRIYNFLEPGVLLAAPDMTPYAEEWRAADPDSFEPRMEVGPQREATGAA
- a CDS encoding helix-turn-helix transcriptional regulator — protein: MAASDRDILELLKTRGPISTVDVAATLDVTPQGARQRLESLRAAGLVETGEAKGAIGRPGLSWFLSEAGHAQFPDGHDRFAVELIDIIRGKLGAKALDRLIAAREAEQRRRYQAALAPAGDLRAKLQRLAQERTREGYMAEIRATDDGGWLLIEHHCPICAAATACRGFCRSELQLFRAVLGPGVRIERAQHLISGEGLAAGERRCAYRIEPPAPSAAARPVRRKRSRKPRSRL
- a CDS encoding glutathione peroxidase; its protein translation is MKPRHLLSLAGMIMTSITGGQGTSTTDHPTPIDWGKVPLPSVEGTAFKPEQFRGKVVLMVNTASYCGFTPQYRGLEALWQRYRDRGFAVLGVPANDFGEQEPDADSQIKRFCETTYGIGFPIMAKQTVVGAKAHPLYRWALEQTGPQGAPKWNFHKILIGRDGKLAAWFTSSVKPSDAKLTQAIEQALAAPAG